A single genomic interval of Dromiciops gliroides isolate mDroGli1 chromosome 1, mDroGli1.pri, whole genome shotgun sequence harbors:
- the LOC122735717 gene encoding cytochrome b-c1 complex subunit 8-like has product MGWEFSNLIQVRYFISYSLSPFEQKAFPSYFTKGILNLLHRTQDSILQVTPPFIGFYFLYTWGTQEFEKSKRKKPTDFEEEK; this is encoded by the coding sequence ATGGGCTGGGAATTCAGCAACCTGATCCAGGTAAGGTACTTCATTTCCTATAGCCTGTCCCCGTTTGAGCAGAAAGCCTTCCCCAGCTACTTCACGAAGGGCATCCTGAATTTGTTACACAGGACGCAGGACTCCATTCTGCAGGTCACGCCCCCATTTATAGGCTTTTACTTCCTCTATACCTGGGGAACCCAGGAGTTTGAGAagtcaaagaggaagaagccaactgactttgaagaagaaaaataa